The Saccharomyces paradoxus chromosome XV, complete sequence DNA window TCCATGTGATCTTTATCTGGACTCTAAAAGAAGGTTCTTCTTAGAGAAAGTCCATAGATTTAAAAAGGGATTGCCGTTCAGGAGAACGGATGCTCAAAAGGCTTGCAGAATAGACGTTAATAAAGCATCGAGGCTATTTGCTGCGTTTGAAAAGGTAGGTTGGTTACAGGAtaaacaatttgaaaagtacTTATGAGAAAGGTGGTGCACCTTTGTAATAACGTATTGTTTCATCGTTAAGTGGGTAAATTTGATAGGTACGGAATATAATAGTCTCACTGAGTAATGCAGAGATGAGGCATTTAAATGGTTAAGGTTAAGGTTACGgttttttctattcttaGAACACATtcgatatatttttatttatggTTTTTTATATAGATTCGTTTATATATGAGGATTTGTCTTTACATTAAGTATTTTTTCGATTGTTATGTTATCAATTTTGTTACTGAACTATTACGGGTTGTGAACGCCGCAGAAAATTGCCAAGAGTTTAAGAGCctaaaatttctttcttatcaTTTCTTCACCTGACTTTTGTCCACTCAGCAATCGTCGATTTCTTCATAACAGATCAGAACCTTTTTTCTGTATTCCTCCATATCTGTATCCCAAAGCTCCGCTGCCACAGCATTCAGTGGAGATCTGTTATTTGGTTCACCTAGTAAGGATTGCAATGACAACAGGATTGTTTCTACGTTATACACTGCGGACcatttctctttcaaaatatccaaaCAAATGTTGCCACTTTTATCCACGTTTGGATGCCACATTGGACTCAGGAATTTCACCTTTGGCGGGTGGAAAGGATAGTTTTGAGAAAAGTTTAATGAAATCTTGAATCTAAGGTCACTATAAGGTGTTTCTTCAGGGCCTGTAATATAACCTACCCAATATGttaaatcatcatcgtctACAGGAAACGCACTAATACTTTCTGTTGTAGAACTAAGTAGCTGTAGCAGCTCATTCTGTAAGCGCTTTGTCACGCAACCACTTTCTTGACCTGGCATTCTCTCCTGGCAAGCCTTAAATCACACGGGTTTTGTGCATTTAAAAGTATCAATAAGATATAAGATACAAACTTTCCTCCGATATTGGACATCTCATTTA harbors:
- the UBC11 gene encoding putative E2 ubiquitin-protein ligase UBC11 (Ubiquitin-conjugating enzyme~similar to YOR339C); its protein translation is MPGQESGCVTKRLQNELLQLLSSTTESISAFPVDDDDLTYWVGYITGPEETPYSDLRFKISLNFSQNYPFHPPKVKFLSPMWHPNVDKSGNICLDILKEKWSAVYNVETILLSLQSLLGEPNNRSPLNAVAAELWDTDMEEYRKKVLICYEEIDDC